From the Jilunia laotingensis genome, the window AATGAGATTTACGGCCAACGATATCCAAAAAACTTTCGACCGGAACATATTGCCTACCGGAAAACATCCCCTGAGGAGCTAGTCATCATCAATTATACTTCAGGCACTACCGGTTATTCAAAGGGTGTAATGCTTCCTTCGCGCAGTATATGGTCAAACATCACTTATTGTTACGAAATGCGTCCTCTGAAGCCAGGAGATACCATTGTTTCAATGCTCCCGTTGGGACATGTTTTCGGTATGACGTACGACTTTCTTTATGGATTTGCCGCTGGAGCGCATCTTTATTTCCTGACTCGTATGCCATCACCCAAGATTATCGCACAATCATTTGCAGAAATCAAACCTAAATTGATCTCATGTGTCCCCTTGATCGTGGAAAAGATTATCAAAAAAGATGTTTTACCCAAGCTGGATAATAAAATTGGCAAGTTGCTTTTGCGCGTACCCATCCTTAATGATAAGTTGAAAGCAAGGGCGAGACAGACGGCTATGGAAATTTTCGGAGGAAACTTTAACGATATTATTATCGGAGGAGCCCCTTTCAATGCAGAAATAGAAGATTTCCTCAAAAAGATCGGTTTCCCATATACGATAGCATACGGCATGACAGAATGCGGACCGATCATCTGTTCCAGCCGTTGGCAAGACCTGAAGAAGGCTTCTTGTGGTAAAGCCGCCACACGGATGAAGGTAAAGATTGATTCTCCCGACCCGAACACGCATGCCGGTGAAATCGTGTGTAAAGGTGACAACCTTATGCTGGGTTATTACAAGAATCCCGAAGCAACCGCACAGATTATCGATGCGGACGGCTGGCTTCACACAGGAGATCTCGCCACCATGGACGAAGAGGGCTATGTCACCGTACGAGGGCGCAGCAAAAATCTCTTATTGAACTCAAGCGGACAGAACATCTATCCCGAAGAGATAGAGAGTAAACTGAACAATATGCCTTACGTCTCAGAATCACTTATCGTACTACAAAATGATAAGTTGGTTGCTTTAATCTATCCCGATTTCGATGACGCATTCGCACATGGGCTGCAACAAGCAGATGTGGAAAAAGCAATGGAAGCAAATCGTATTGAATTAAATCAGGAATTACCAGCTTATAGTCAGATCACCAAAATAAAAATACATTTTGAGGAGTTCGAAAAGACAGCCAAGAAAAGTATCAAGAGATTTATGTATCAAGAGGCAAAAGGATAATTTCTTTGCCTCTTTTTCTATTTATAGGGTATTGATACTTGATTTGCTGGCTATTATTATCCAGCGCGATAACCTTTAATTCCCATCACGCTGACCATTAATATCCAACACGCTGGATATTAATACTTATTATGATAGTTATTAATAACTGGCATGACAGGCATTTACATATAATTATATTGATGATAAATAACTGATAATTAAAGGCAAAGATAATTCAGACCCTTCGATTAAATCAATACTAATTCTTCAAACAAATCATCCAATGTTTTCTCCAAATCGGCAGACAAGCCCACATGCGGCCTTGAAGTCTGTATACAAGAACTTCGCAATGCTGTCAACCATCTGAATCTCTCCGGAATATCAAGAGACCCAATAGCTCCTCCTTCCTCACAGCCAGAACAGACTTTTTCAAAGGCCTCCATATGTTCACGAAAAGATTCAATATCCATCTCCGGTGCGAATACCCTCAACCTGCCTTCATCAATCTGATAACGCATCTTAATGCAATCGGCCTGTTTTGAAAACAAGATGACTCCTACATTCATAAATTCCTCGCGTTCCACCTTTGGAACTATACGGATCACTGCATATTCATATAAGTGCTTTTCTGGCATCCTGTGCTTCTTTTACAAATATTTCGGAATTACGTTTCCTCTCTATTAAAAACTGAAAATAAATATCCCGTATTTCCTGAGGAGTCTCCTCAGCATCTCTCCAATGCAACCAGTCATCCGGTATCAAATTTACGATCTCTCTCAACTTTTCATCGGTCAATAGTTCTTTGTATTCCTTGTCAACCTCTTCCAACCTACTCGCTTCGGAAAGCAGAGCATGATCCTTTATCTGAGTAAAAGGGCTCAAAGCATGTTTTCGCCAGTTCACCCAGGAATGATGAAAGAAAAGAGAAGCACCATGATCTATCAACCAAAGTTCTTTATGCCACATCAACATATTCGTATTCTTTGCCGTACGATCCACATTCGTCAAAAAAGCATCCAGCCATACGATACGGGAAGCAAGCTCTTCGTCCACTTTTGTCACTACAGGATCAAAAGGAAGTGCCCCGGAAAGAAAATGCAATCCTAAATTCAATCCCCGGCTACCTTGCAAGAGATCTTGAATTTCTTCGTCTCCTTCGGAACGACCGAATGCCTCATCCAGATTCAGAAAAACAAGTTCAGGTAAACGTAACCGCAAGACACGTGCGACTTCTCCTCCGATCAGTTCGGCTATAAGCGCTTTCGTACCATGTCCAGCACCACGAAATTTGACAACGTATTTAAAACCATCATCTGCTTCCGCCAGTGCGGGCAGTGAACCACCCTCACGCAATGGCATAATGTAACGGGTAACGTTCACATCGCGTATTTCTATTGGATTGTTTATTACATTCATATTTTCAGAAGTTCTTTTCCACCTTTCATTTGCTTACTAACAAACTGTTTCAAAATAAAGTTTCAAAGACTCAAATGCAAATATAAGTATAAAAGAACAAAGGTTAAATAGGAAGAAGCAAATTCTTTGCGTATTTCTTCGTACTTAACTATTTCATCAAACAGAAAGGATCTTATGAAATAGATCATGCCGGGAAATTTCTTAATAGAACTTTATATGGGAATAGCAAATTTAAATATATGTTATAAAACAGATATTTTTTCTTGATTTATTTGTAGATATTCCGGAAGTCCGTATATTTGCATCGTGTTTTTCATAGTATTAGATTTTAAGGTTAACAAAGGTTGGGCTCGGCGGAGCCCTTTTTTTATGCTCCTTTGAAATCAAAATACTTATTGCTTAAGTTCACTAATATTATTTCAATATCATTTTTAATACGAGTGAGCTTTGCCGACTTTGAACTTTTACAATATAAAGCCCCGATGATACCCCTTCTAACCGAATTGGAATTTCCTCCCCCGAACCAACGCCATTGATTTGCCTGTCATAGATTTGTCTCCCATTTATATCGAAAACGGATATCTTAGTATGATCAGACGGCTGAGTAAAC encodes:
- a CDS encoding long-chain fatty acid--CoA ligase — translated: MEQQGFIEYIEQSIIKNWDYNALTDYKGITLQYKDVARKIAKFHIVLESAGIQPGDKIAVCGRNSAHWAVAFLATVTYGAVVVPILHEFKADNIHNIVNHSEAKLLFVGDQAWENLNEDAMPLLMGIASLKDFTALVSRSEQLTYAFEHRNEIYGQRYPKNFRPEHIAYRKTSPEELVIINYTSGTTGYSKGVMLPSRSIWSNITYCYEMRPLKPGDTIVSMLPLGHVFGMTYDFLYGFAAGAHLYFLTRMPSPKIIAQSFAEIKPKLISCVPLIVEKIIKKDVLPKLDNKIGKLLLRVPILNDKLKARARQTAMEIFGGNFNDIIIGGAPFNAEIEDFLKKIGFPYTIAYGMTECGPIICSSRWQDLKKASCGKAATRMKVKIDSPDPNTHAGEIVCKGDNLMLGYYKNPEATAQIIDADGWLHTGDLATMDEEGYVTVRGRSKNLLLNSSGQNIYPEEIESKLNNMPYVSESLIVLQNDKLVALIYPDFDDAFAHGLQQADVEKAMEANRIELNQELPAYSQITKIKIHFEEFEKTAKKSIKRFMYQEAKG
- a CDS encoding DUF3037 domain-containing protein — encoded protein: MPEKHLYEYAVIRIVPKVEREEFMNVGVILFSKQADCIKMRYQIDEGRLRVFAPEMDIESFREHMEAFEKVCSGCEEGGAIGSLDIPERFRWLTALRSSCIQTSRPHVGLSADLEKTLDDLFEELVLI
- a CDS encoding HipA family kinase → MEIRDVNVTRYIMPLREGGSLPALAEADDGFKYVVKFRGAGHGTKALIAELIGGEVARVLRLRLPELVFLNLDEAFGRSEGDEEIQDLLQGSRGLNLGLHFLSGALPFDPVVTKVDEELASRIVWLDAFLTNVDRTAKNTNMLMWHKELWLIDHGASLFFHHSWVNWRKHALSPFTQIKDHALLSEASRLEEVDKEYKELLTDEKLREIVNLIPDDWLHWRDAEETPQEIRDIYFQFLIERKRNSEIFVKEAQDARKALI